The following coding sequences lie in one Sesamum indicum cultivar Zhongzhi No. 13 linkage group LG9, S_indicum_v1.0, whole genome shotgun sequence genomic window:
- the LOC110011244 gene encoding elongation factor 1-alpha has translation MGKEKVHINIVVIGHVDSGKSTTTGHLIYKLGGIDKRVIERFEKEAAEMNKRSFKYAWVLDKLKAERERGITIDIALWKFETTKYYCTVIDAPGHRDFIKNMITGTSQADCAVLIIDSTTGGFEAGISKDGQTREHALLAFTLGVKQMICCCNKMDATTPKYSKARYDEIVKEVSSYLKKVGYNPDKIPFVPISGFEGDNMIERSTNLDWYKGPTLLEALDLIQEPKRPSDKPLRLPLQDVYKIGGIGTVPVGRVETGILKPGMVVTFGPSGLTTEVKSVEMHHESMQEALPGDNVGFNVKNVAVKDLKRGYVASNSKDDPAKEAANFTSQVIIMNHPGQIGNGYAPVLDCHTSHIAVKFAELVTKIDRRSGKELEKEPKFLKNGDAGFVKMIPTKPMVVETFSEYPPLGRFAVRDMRQTVAVGVIKSVEKKDPSGAKVTKAAAKKGAK, from the exons ATGGGTAAGGAGAAGGTTCACATTAACATTGTGGTCATTGGCCATGTCGACTCTGGGAAGTCAACCACCACTGGTCACTTGATCTACAAGCTTGGTGGTATTGACAAGCGTGTCATTGAAAGGTTCGAGAAGGAGGCTGCTGAGATGAACAAGAGGTCATTCAAGTACGCCTGGGTGCTGGACAAGCTCAAGGCTGAGCGTGAGCGTGGTATCACAATTGATATTGCCTTGTGGAAGTTTGAGACCACCAAGTACTACTGCACTGTCATTGATGCTCCTGGACATCGTGACTTTATCAAGAACATGATTACGGGAACCTCACAGGCTGACTGTGCTGTTCTCATCATTGATTCCACGACTGGTGGTTTTGAAGCTGGTATCTCTAAGGATGGTCAGACCCGTGAGCATGCATTGCTTGCCTTCACTCTTGGTGTCAAGCAAATGATTTGTTGCTGCAACAAG ATGGATGCCACCACTCCCAAATACTCCAAGGCTAGGTATGATGAAATTGTGAAAGAAGTGTCTTCCTACCTCAAGAAGGTCGGATACAACCCCGATAAAATTCCATTTGTCCCCATCTCTGGTTTTGAGGGGGACAACATGATTGAAAGATCCACCAATCTTGATTGGTACAAGGGCCCAACTCTCCTTGAGGCTCTTGACTTGATTCAGGAGCCCAAGAGGCCCTCGGACAAGCCTTTGCGTCTCCCACTTCAGGATGTGTACAAGATTGGTGGTATTGGTACTGTCCCTGTTGGTCGTGTGGAGACTGGTATTCTAAAGCCTGGTATGGTTGTTACCTTTGGCCCATCTGGATTGACCACTGAAGTTAAGTCGGTTGAGATGCACCATGAATCCATGCAAGAAGCTCTTCCTGGTGACAACGTTGGGTTCAATGTGAAGAATGTTGCTGTTAAGGATCTCAAGCGTGGTTATGTTGCCTCCAACTCTAAGGATGATCCTGCTAAGGAAGCTGCCAACTTCACCTCCCAGGTCATCATCATGAATCACCCTGGTCAGATTGGAAATGGATATGCCCCGGTGCTCGACTGTCACACATCCCACATTGCTGTTAAGTTTGCTGAACTTGTGACCAAGATTGACAGGCGGTCTGGTAAGGAGCTTGAGAAGGAGCctaaattcttgaagaatggTGATGCTGGATTTGTTAAGATGATTCCCACCAAGCCCATGGTGGTGGAGACTTTCTCCGAGTACCCACCTCTTGGTCGATTTGCTGTTCGGGACATGCGTCAGACAGTTGCTGTTGGTGTGATCAAGAGTGTGGAGAAGAAAGACCCAAGTGGTGCCAAGGTCACCAAGGCTGCAGCCAAGAAGGGCGCCAAGTGA
- the LOC105170321 gene encoding elongation factor 1-alpha, with amino-acid sequence MGKEKVHINIVVIGHVDSGKSTTTGHLIYKLGGIDKRVIERFEKEAAEMNKRSFKYAWVLDKLKAERERGITIDIALWKFETTKYYCTVIDAPGHRDFIKNMITGTSQADCAVLIIDSTTGGFEAGISKDGQTREHALLAFTLGVKQMICCCNKMDATTPKYSKARYDEIVKEVSSYLKKVGYNPEKIPFVPISGFEGDNMIERSTNLDWYKGPTLLEALDMIQEPKRPSDKPLRLPLQDVYKIGGIGTVPVGRVETGILKPGMVVTFGPSGLTTEVKSVEMHHEAMQEALPGDNVGFNVKNVAVKDLKRGYVASNSKDDPAKEAANFTSQVIIMNHPGQIGNGYAPVLDCHTSHIAVKFAELVTKIDRRSGKELEKEPKFLKNGDAGLVKMVPTKPMVVETFSEYPPLGRFAVRDMRQTVAVGVIKNVEKKDPSGAKVTKAAAKKGAK; translated from the exons ATGGGTAAGGAGAAGGTTCACATTAACATTGTGGTCATTGGCCATGTCGACTCTGGGAAGTCAACCACCACTGGTCACTTGATCTACAAGCTTGGTGGTATTGACAAACGTGTCATTGAAAGGTTTGAGAAGGAGGCTGCTGAGATGAACAAGAGGTCATTCAAGTACGCCTGGGTGCTGGACAAGCTGAAGGCTGAGCGTGAGCGTGGTATCACAATTGATATTGCCTTGTGGAAGTTTGAGACCACCAAGTACTACTGCACTGTCATTGATGCTCCTGGACATCGTGACTTTATCAAGAACATGATTACGGGAACCTCACAGGCTGACTGTGCTGTTCTCATCATTGATTCCACGACTGGTGGTTTTGAAGCTGGTATCTCTAAGGATGGTCAGACCCGTGAGCATGCATTGCTTGCCTTCACTCTTGGTGTCAAGCAAATGATCTGTTGCTGCAACAAG ATGGATGCCACCACACCAAAATACTCTAAGGCAAGGTATGATGAAATTGTGAAGGAAGTTTCTTCATACCTCAAGAAGGTTGGATACAATCCTGAGAAGATACCATTTGTCCCCATTTCCGGTTTTGAGGGAGACAACATGATTGAGAGATCCACCAACCTGGATTGGTACAAGGGCCCAACTCTCCTTGAGGCTCTCGACATGATCCAGGAGCCCAAGAGGCCCTCAGACAAGCCTCTGCGTCTCCCACTTCAGGATGTGTACAAGATCGGTGGTATTGGTACTGTCCCTGTTGGTCGTGTTGAGACTGGTATCCTCAAGCCTGGTATGGTTGTGACCTTCGGTCCCTCTGGTTTGACCACTGAAGTTAAGTCAGTTGAGATGCACCACGAAGCCATGCAAGAGGCTCTTCCTGGTGACAATGTTGGGTTCAACGTGAAGAACGTCGCTGTTAAGGATCTCAAGCGTGGTTATGTTGCCTCTAACTCTAAAGATGATCCTGCCAAGGAAGCTGCCAACTTCACCTCCCAGGTCATCATCATGAATCACCCTGGTCAGATTGGAAATGGATATGCCCCGGTGCTTGATTGTCACACTTCCCACATTGCTGTTAAGTTTGCTGAACTTGTGACCAAGATTGACAGGCGGTCTGGTAAGGAGCTTGAGAAGGAGCCCAAGTTCTTGAAGAATGGAGATGCTGGTCTTGTTAAGATGGTTCCCACCAAGCCCATGGTGGTGGAGACTTTCTCCGAGTACCCACCTCTTGGTCGTTTTGCTGTTCGTGACATGCGTCAGACAGTTGCTGTTGGTGTGATCAAGAATGTGGAGAAGAAAGACCCAAGTGGTGCCAAGGTCACCAAGGCTGCAGCAAAGAAGGGTGCCAAGTGA
- the LOC105170322 gene encoding pentatricopeptide repeat-containing protein At2g27800, mitochondrial translates to MFAIPRNQLQHHYCNKNPIYSGFYLAVSQTHVSTSTTAQRHSNSACSSNSTTALFRFLGKEPRNAIFCRHSMVALYSSRTYRGPISRSLRRRISKRAKAAAKPVLDQTLFQRATSQLPPRFTHEELHNVIALQDDPLVCLELFNWASQQHRFRHNVLTYHITIKKLGAAKMYKEMDDVVNQVLAVPSVASEALYNTMIYYFTEARKLIRAVNIYNQMRSSRKLDCRPSIRTYNILFAALLSRGKNSYVNHVYMETVRCLFKQMVDDGVEPDIFCLNSMIKGYVLSLHVNDALRIFHQMGTVYNCQPNSYSYDYLIHGLCAQGRTRNARELCDRMKRSGFVPSSKSYNSLVNSLALEGEIDEAVKFLWEMAENQRLADFITYRTVLDEISRQKRIGDALRLLEVFQEKNLVDRHMYGKLLYELEDTSRGPNIRS, encoded by the coding sequence ATGTTCGCTATACCCAGAAATCAACTTCAACACCATTACTGCAATAAGAACCCTATCTATAGTGGTTTCTACTTAGCCGTATCACAGACTCACGTTTCTACCTCAACCACAGCCCAAAGGCACTCAAATTCAGCCTGTTCTTCCAATTCCACAACAGCCCTCTTTCGGTTTCTCGGCAAAGAACCCAGAAATGCAATCTTTTGTAGACACTCGATGGTTGCTTTGTATTCTTCAAGAACGTATAGAGGGCCCATATCAAGATCTTTGAGAAGGAGAATCAGCAAAAGGGCCAAAGCTGCGGCGAAACCTGTTTTAGATCAAACACTTTTTCAAAGAGCTACATCCCAGCTTCCGCCTAGATTCACACATGAAGAGCTTCACAATGTAATAGCTTTACAAGACGATCCCTTAGTTTGTTTGGAGCTTTTCAATTGGGCTTCCCAACAGCACAGGTTTAGGCACAATGTGCTGACATATCACATTACTATCAAGAAACTTGGTGCCGCTAAAATGTACAAGGAGATGGATGACGTTGTGAATCAGGTGCTAGCTGTTCCTTCTGTTGCTTCTGAGGCTCTTTATAATAccatgatatattattttactgaAGCTAGGAAATTGATTAGGgctgttaatatatataaccaaaTGAGGAGTTCTAGGAAATTGGATTGCAGGCCGTCGATAAGAACTTATAACATACTATTTGCGGCACTTCTGAGTCGGGGAAAGAATTCATATGTTAATCACGTGTACATGGAGACTGTAAGATGCTTGTTCAAGCAAATGGTTGATGATGGTGTCGAGCCTGATATTTTCTGCTTGAATTCTATGATCAAAGGATATGTGCTTTCGCTTCATGTGAATGATGCCCTAAGAATTTTTCATCAGATGGGAACGGTTTATAATTGCCAGCCCAACTCCTATTCATATGATTATTTGATCCATGGGCTGTGTGCCCAAGGCCGAACAAGAAATGCAAGAGAGCTTTGTGATAGAATGAAGAGAAGTGGATTTGTGCCAAGCAGCAAATCGTATAACTCACTTGTGAACTCTTTGGCTCTTGAAGGGGAGATAGATGAAGCAGTGAAGTTCTTGTGGGAGATGGCTGAAAACCAAAGATTAGCTGACTTCATCACATATCGCACCGTGCTGGATGAAATTTCCCGGCAAAAGAGGATTGGAGATGCTTTGAGGTTGCTGGAGGTGTTTCAAGAGAAGAACCTTGTTGATCGGCATATGTACGGAAAGCTTTTGTATGAACTGGAAGATACTTCTAGGGGTCCTAACATCAGAAGTTGA
- the LOC105170324 gene encoding 4,5-DOPA dioxygenase extradiol: MHTISPFFIYAIGFLSFCIILALKFSNLTETSEFSNDATTMATEKKGIKETFYISHGSPTLSIDDSLPARHFLKSFRQKVLTEKPKAILIISGHWETSEPAVNAVSGPCETIYDFYGFPDVMYKLKYSAPGAPELATRVKELLLKSGFGSVHVDKKRGLDHGAWVPLMLMYPEADIPVCQLSVQTHKDAAHHYRLGKALALLKDEGVLIIGSGAATHNLRMINRQNGDSVAPWAYEFDNWIKEALLEGRYEDVNDYEEKAPYARVAHPRPDHFYPLHVAMGAAGENTRGEVVHHSWSYGTLSYASYKFSDKAEY; the protein is encoded by the coding sequence ATGCACACAATTTCTCCCTTCTTTATATACGCGATCGGATTCCTCTCTTTCTGCATCATTCTTGCACTGAAATTCTCAAACCTAACTGAAACCAGCGAGTTCTCCAACGACGCCACGACAATGGCGACTGAGAAGAAGGGGATTAAAGAGACCTTCTACATCTCGCACGGCTCACCGACACTTTCTATAGATGATTCCCTCCCTGCCCGCCACTTCCTCAAATCGTTCCGGCAGAAGGTGTTGACGGAGAAGCCCAAAGCCATTCTCATCATTTCGGGCCACTGGGAGACTTCCGAGCCCGCGGTCAACGCAGTTTCGGGTCCCTGCGAGACTATCTACGACTTCTACGGGTTCCCCGACGTTATGTACAAGCTCAAGTACTCGGCTCCGGGAGCCCCGGAATTGGCGACCAGAGTCAAGGAATTGCTGTTGAAATCGGGGTTCGGGAGCGTGCACGTCGACAAGAAACGAGGGCTGGATCACGGGGCGTGGGTGCCGCTCATGCTGATGTACCCGGAGGCCGACATCCCCGTGTGCCAGCTCTCCGTCCAGACCCACAAGGACGCCGCCCACCATTACCGTTTGGGGAAGGCGTTGGCATTGTTGAAGGACGAGGGCGTTTTGATAATCGGTTCTGGCGCTGCTACCCACAACTTGAGGATGATTAACCGACAGAACGGCGATTCGGTCGCTCCCTGGGCTTACGAGTTCGATAATTGGATCAAGGAGGCGCTGCTGGAAGGCAGATATGAGGATGTGAACGATTATGAAGAGAAAGCGCCGTACGCGCGGGTGGCGCACCCAAGACCCGACCATTTCTACCCGCTCCATGTGGCGATGGGCGCCGCCGGGGAGAATACTAGAGGTGAGGTGGTCCACCATAGCTGGAGCTATGGGACGCTTTCTTATGCGTCATACAAGTTCTCGGATAAGGCTGAGTACTGA